The proteins below come from a single Benincasa hispida cultivar B227 chromosome 4, ASM972705v1, whole genome shotgun sequence genomic window:
- the LOC120075271 gene encoding uncharacterized protein LOC120075271 isoform X2 — protein sequence MYPQPHNHHFDVPCFHCHPHAYIRMVQHLIERCLLLHMSRDECVKALAHHANIRPLITLTVWKELQKENSEFFRAYFHTISPNPFLRTQIHEG from the exons ATGTACCCGCAGCCTCACAACCACCACTTTGATGTTCCTTGTTTCCATTGCCACCCCCATGCCTATATCCGGATG GTCCAACATCTGATAGAGAGATGCTTGCTGCTTCATATGAGTCGAGATGAGTGCGTAAAGGCATTGGCTCACCATGCAAACATTCGCCCTCTCATAACACTTACAG TGTGGAAAGAGCTCCAGAAAGAGAATTCTGAATTCTTCCGGGCATATTTCCATACTATTTCTCCCAATCCATTCCTCCGTAC CCAAATTCACGAGGGGTGA
- the LOC120076711 gene encoding axial regulator YABBY 4-like gives MSTVEQLQGDSSEQIRYVQCGLCSTILLVNVPYSNLSMVVSVRCGNCTGLLSVNMAKPTFIPFDLLTSLSHNLPKEGLGQEFNLQKHYCLDSLSNTSDLVTSYHNIIQNHEDDDVSIIPPTTPVVNKPPEKKQRAPSAYNQFIKEEIRRLKAENPAMAHKEAFKTAAKNWAHLPPVNAQGQGAGYMMMRKRNVM, from the exons ATGTCGACAGTGGAGCAGCTCCAGGGCGATTCCTCTGAACAGATTCGCTATGTGCAATGTGGTCTTTGTAGCACTATATTGTTG GTAAATGTGCCATACAGCAACTTGTCGATGGTGGTGAGCGTAAGATGCGGCAACTGCACTGGCCTTCTCTCTGTCAACATGGCTAAGCCCACTTTTATCCCTTTTGATCTTCTCACTTCCCTCTCTCATAACTTG CCAAAGGAGGGTTTGGGGCAGGAGTTTAACCTCCAGAAACACTACTGCTTGGACAGCCTCAGCAACACATCCGACCTCGTAACCTCGTACCATAACATTATCCAAAATCATGAAGATGATGATGTCAGCATTATTCCACCCACCACTCCAGTTGTTAACAAGC CCCCGGAGAAGAAACAGCGAGCCCCGTCAGCTTATAACCAATTCATCAA GGAAGAGATTCGGAGGCTGAAAGCGGAGAATCCAGCAATGGCTCATAAAGAAGCATTCAAGACAGCTGCAAAAAAT TGGGCTCATCTTCCTCCGGTCAATGCCCAAGGCCAAGGAGCCGGTTACATGATGATGAGGAAGAGAAACGTAATGTAG
- the LOC120075271 gene encoding uncharacterized protein LOC120075271 isoform X1, producing MYPQPHNHHFDVPCFHCHPHAYIRMVQHLIERCLLLHMSRDECVKALAHHANIRPLITLTVWKELQKENSEFFRAYFHTISPNPFLPKFTRGEPSAMRRQYHWR from the exons ATGTACCCGCAGCCTCACAACCACCACTTTGATGTTCCTTGTTTCCATTGCCACCCCCATGCCTATATCCGGATG GTCCAACATCTGATAGAGAGATGCTTGCTGCTTCATATGAGTCGAGATGAGTGCGTAAAGGCATTGGCTCACCATGCAAACATTCGCCCTCTCATAACACTTACAG TGTGGAAAGAGCTCCAGAAAGAGAATTCTGAATTCTTCCGGGCATATTTCCATACTATTTCTCCCAATCCATTCCTCC CCAAATTCACGAGGGGTGAGCCGAGCGCAATGAGAAGACAATATCACTGGAGGTGA